ATTATTTCCATCCAGCCAGACCTGACCGTACCCCTTATCTCCCCAGCTTGAGAAAGCCGGCTTTGTAACCTGATTCCGGGGGTAGACCTTCAAATAATCCGAGGGAGTCACCAGGGCAATCTCATCGGATTTATCATGAATCTGACGGATAAGGGCTTCCAGAAACAGAGGACCCTCAAACCACCAGTGACCAAAAAGTTCGGCATCATAAGGGCAGGGAATGATGGGTGTTCTATCCATGTACTGACCCAGAACCTCACACTGCTTTATCCTGTTATCAAGAAAATGGGCTGCATGTTCCTCTGCTTTATACGCGGCAGCAACCGGATCATAGATAACCTTGTCATCCGTTTTATCAGTAATTGCATAGTACTTGAGCCCCGTATTAACCCTGTTCACACCACAGTTGATATAGGGAGCAATATAATCCAGAGGTCTGTCGAATCCCAGGTCCCGATAAAAATCACGATAGGCAGGGTCTCCAGGATAACCATCCGTAGCAGACCAGACAGCCCGGGAGGACGCCCTGTCCCGGGCAAAGGCGTGAACGCCATTAGGACAGCTGATAGGAGAGAAAAGGCCGTTGACGGGTCTATCTTCAGAGTATAGAAGTCCGTGGGCAGAAGACATAAAATACTGGATTCCATAGGGTTTGAGATATTCTTCCACACCGGGAAAATACCCGCATTCGGGCAGCCAGATACCCACGGGCTGGGTCGAAAAGATTCTGTCATGAGATTCTAAACCCGTCAGAATCTGAGCTCTGATCATTTCAGGATAATTCTGATAATGAGGAAGAAAGCTGTGAGTGGCACAGGTCGTGATAATTTCGAGGTATCCCCGTTCCTGAAAATACTTAAACTTTTTCAGGATATTGCGCTCATAAACACCCTCATATTCACTGAGATTCAGAGAATAGAGCTCATGATACATCCGGGCCATCTTGTTTTCACCGGGATTCCCTGTGGTATAATTCAGTTCTTTATAAGCGAGTTCAATCAACATGTTCAGGTGATTCACATAGCGTTGCTGCAAGAGAGGATCTTGAAGCATGTGAGTCAGTGTGGGTGACAATGAAATTGTCAATCTGAAGGGAATATTGTCTTCATCCAGGCGGGAAAACATTCGTAGTAAGGGTAGATAAGTTTCTGAAAGGGCTTCAAACAGCCAGGATTCTTCCAAAAAACGTTCATACTCCGGATGCCTGACAAAGGGCAGATGAGCATGTAGGACAAGTGATATCATGCCTTTTTTGTTTTTAAGCTGCTCAATCATTAAAATTTTCCTCATCCAGCAGGTCGTGTATTGGTATGATCCTCTGGGGTATTTCCTGATAACCAGAAACTCCATGAGCCTCACCGAACTCTGCCGAAAACCCTGACAGTCTGATCAATTCGTCACTATTGGATTTATCGTTTTCCCTTGGCGCCGTAACGTATTCCCGGGTTGTTTCGATAGAATTAGAGCGGGTAATCAAATAATCTTTTTCCTCTACCTGAGCCCTGATCTCGACACAGTAACAACTGTCTTCCGAGGGAAGATTAATATAACGGCGATAATCATTGAACTTGATGGGTATATCAAAATAATCCAGAATATTCTCTGAGGAATATTCTTTCGAGTTCAGTTCCACTACGCGGAGAATCAATCCCTGAAATCCCGGGGAATTACTTATTTCATCCACTTTTTTGTCTTCCAGATCCCAGAAACAGAAAACCCAGGAAGGATCTCTCAACAGAAGTGTGGCACTGGTTCCGTTATACCTGAGAGGGAGTTCCAGATCATCATCCTGGCCCAGATCAAGCTCTTCGTCTCGTGAGACGGAAAATTTGCGGGCTTCCATCTGGATAGCCAGATTATTCAGTTCTTCTCTTTCATCTTTGTCTTCTTCAAATGCTTCCATTAGCAAGCTGACAAGGACTTCCTTATCAACCCCTGAAGTAACATGAAAGTTACCCCGAGTCAAAATTTCAAGAAGTTGTTCGTATGATAAAGAATAAAGACGCTCTTCTGTCATTTATAACCAATCCGTTTTAATGATTTTTCATCGTAGGAAAAATAAAAGGATCATGTCAAGTGGCACGACTTCCGGTCAAGCCTGCCGAATCGATCCGATTTTGCTCTAAACATCGCCAGAACTGTTTACAAAAATCTTCCTTTCAAGTCAATATGATAGTATGAGAAATGTAATCATTCACGGCCATTTTTACCAGCCTCCCAGGGAAAATCCATGGACAGGTATTCTTGAAGATCAAAAAGGATCTGCCCCCTACCCCAACTGGAACTCAAGGATATGCAGCGAATCCTATGAGGCAAATGCATTTTCTCCCCTACTTAACACACAAGGCCGCATTGAAAACTTTTACAACAACTACAAGTATATCTCCTACAATATTGGCCCGACTCTCCTGAACTGGCTTAAGGAAGAGTCTCGCCATGTCTATGACAAGATTATAGAAGGCGATAAATTCAGCCAGCATGAATTGGGTTACGGGAATGCACTGGCACAAGTTTACAATCACATGATTCTCCCCCTTGCCGGTGAGGATGACCGCAAATCACAAATATTATGGGGTCTGGAAAATTTCAAGGCACATTACAATAGAGATTCCTCAGGCATGTGGCTCTCGGAAGCGGCCATTAATGGTGAAACCGCAGAAGAACTAGTCCGATCAGGTGTGAAAT
This Oceanispirochaeta sp. DNA region includes the following protein-coding sequences:
- a CDS encoding 1,4-alpha-glucan branching protein domain-containing protein, whose protein sequence is MIEQLKNKKGMISLVLHAHLPFVRHPEYERFLEESWLFEALSETYLPLLRMFSRLDEDNIPFRLTISLSPTLTHMLQDPLLQQRYVNHLNMLIELAYKELNYTTGNPGENKMARMYHELYSLNLSEYEGVYERNILKKFKYFQERGYLEIITTCATHSFLPHYQNYPEMIRAQILTGLESHDRIFSTQPVGIWLPECGYFPGVEEYLKPYGIQYFMSSAHGLLYSEDRPVNGLFSPISCPNGVHAFARDRASSRAVWSATDGYPGDPAYRDFYRDLGFDRPLDYIAPYINCGVNRVNTGLKYYAITDKTDDKVIYDPVAAAYKAEEHAAHFLDNRIKQCEVLGQYMDRTPIIPCPYDAELFGHWWFEGPLFLEALIRQIHDKSDEIALVTPSDYLKVYPRNQVTKPAFSSWGDKGYGQVWLDGNNDWIYRHTHKLIERMQELVNRFPDEKGLKERTLNQAAREVLLSQASDWPFIMKAGTTVPYARKRIKEHIHNFNYIYDSLSRNTIKTEWLTRLEKKDNIFPFLDYRVFRKDY
- a CDS encoding DUF4912 domain-containing protein — encoded protein: MTEERLYSLSYEQLLEILTRGNFHVTSGVDKEVLVSLLMEAFEEDKDEREELNNLAIQMEARKFSVSRDEELDLGQDDDLELPLRYNGTSATLLLRDPSWVFCFWDLEDKKVDEISNSPGFQGLILRVVELNSKEYSSENILDYFDIPIKFNDYRRYINLPSEDSCYCVEIRAQVEEKDYLITRSNSIETTREYVTAPRENDKSNSDELIRLSGFSAEFGEAHGVSGYQEIPQRIIPIHDLLDEENFND